Part of the Drosophila pseudoobscura strain MV-25-SWS-2005 chromosome 2, UCI_Dpse_MV25, whole genome shotgun sequence genome, AGGACGCCCGCCAGTTCTTCTCAGTGAACTGGTTCTACAGTGCACAAAGGGCACAAATTACGAGCTAAGCGAAGAGGCGTCGACGATATGCAAAAAATGCTGTGAGAAGTTGAAACGGTACCACAAGTCAATACAAATCGCCAGGAAACTGCGTCAAGAGATCTTGGAGCTGATAAACAGTCCCTTTACCACAAAGAACCTGAGAAGGGTGCCATCGTGTGACATCCAAGTGGAGCGCATCGACAAATTCGATGCCCATATAGAAGTGAGCGAAGCTGAGGAAGAGGAATACTTGGACAATGAAACAGAGACAGTCGAGGATGCCTCAATCACAGCGGAGGATGAGGGTGAAGAGCATTCATTCGTTTTGAAGGATGCGACTGTCATAGAGGAGGACGAGTTTCAGTCGGTCGACCTAGAGCTAGATATTGATAACGAGATCATTATAAATGATGAGGAGGCCTTGGAAGAAGGGGAAGTGCACCTcaaggatgaagctgaagcagaagcaggcgAAGCCGAACTATTCAAGGAGGAGACCATGAGTGAATTTGACGACCACTTGGAGAACACAATCGAGTTTTTAGACTCGGATGTCGAAGatgaccaagaccaagacagCTCGGGCGACTACACCGTAAATATTCAGTGTCCGAGTTGTCCCGAGAAGTTTGGCAGCCGGCGCGGCTACAATGCCCACACAAAGCGCGAGCACTTCCCGGGGTACGTCTGTGATCAGTGCGGGAAGACCTTGCAATCGTATTCCGGCTTCATTGGGCACCTGCAGAACCACGAACCTGTCAAACAGTTTGCCTGCCCCGAGTGCCCCGAACGCTTCAGTCGAAAATTCCGGCTGAAACATCACATGGCCTGGCACACCGGAGAGACGCCCTACCAGTGCGAGGTGTGCTCCAAGCGCTTTGTCCATAAAGTGGCCCTCTACAAGCACAAAATGATTCACGACAACGAGACGAAGcggctcgagtgccaggtgtgCGGATTCAAGACCCGAACGAAAGCCCACTTAGAGCGGCATATGCGGTCTCACACCGGCGACAAGCCTTTCGCTTGCCCATTGTGCAACAAGCGTTTCTCCCAAATGTACAACATGAAGGCCCATCTGCGGGAGCACGAGAGTCCTGGC contains:
- the ZIPIC gene encoding zinc finger protein 771, producing MNCCICQFSVRVSKNIHTETVGRPPVLLSELVLQCTKGTNYELSEEASTICKKCCEKLKRYHKSIQIARKLRQEILELINSPFTTKNLRRVPSCDIQVERIDKFDAHIEVSEAEEEEYLDNETETVEDASITAEDEGEEHSFVLKDATVIEEDEFQSVDLELDIDNEIIINDEEALEEGEVHLKDEAEAEAGEAELFKEETMSEFDDHLENTIEFLDSDVEDDQDQDSSGDYTVNIQCPSCPEKFGSRRGYNAHTKREHFPGYVCDQCGKTLQSYSGFIGHLQNHEPVKQFACPECPERFSRKFRLKHHMAWHTGETPYQCEVCSKRFVHKVALYKHKMIHDNETKRLECQVCGFKTRTKAHLERHMRSHTGDKPFACPLCNKRFSQMYNMKAHLREHESPGTNRHRRFHCPKCTHTFINEQNYVTHVERNDCTAV